TGCTCTTCCGGCATTTTTGGTCgaacaaaaatcatgttttcgttctgttcaatgtttttttgtgcTACATTGTTTTTGTGACTCACTGCTCGTTGAAGGTTTTGCTAATTCATAGTTCATTTCGATTTTGTTCGttaagtatttatttagaagGTAATTCATAAAAGTCACAAGTCCAATTGATGTACGTTGTACTTGTGTCGTTAGTCTTTCATGCATACCTATGAGCAAACAGTCGGCTTGTCtggttcttttgttttttacagTGCCagtttagatttaatttttggacgaTAAAGACGTAAAATATTCGAGGTAAAGCACAAAAACTGCACTCTTTCGCACTTGAAGCATCTGTTGGACATGAAGATATTTACATTACCTTCATAGTTGTtctttatttagtaaaaacattttcactcCATGTACATAAGTACACACACCCATTATTTGTTCTTCAAACAGTTGCACTGAACCGAAGAAACATTCCTCAATTGAGTGATTAATTTGAGAGCAATAACAATCGTTTAGACGCAGATAAAGACTAATTGGtctgtgtaaataaatatttaataaaaaaattattccctcAGCATTTAACGTCTTTCAATCATGGAATCTGGTGGAGGATATGTGGGGTTCGCGAACCTCCCGAATCAAGTACATCGGAAATCTGTGAAACGTGGCTTCGAATTCACATTGATGATTGTCGGAGAAAGTGGGCTTGGCAAGAGTACTTTggtatttaatataatttttgatttttttgtttaaataaactaaaacataaatttttcgacttaGGTAAATAGCCTTTTTTTAACTGACCTCTATCCGGACAGACCTATTCTGGATGCGACGGAAAAGCAAAAGCAGACAGTCAAATTAGAAGGTAATTATGAAAGATAAATGACATGTCTGATTTGATTTAAATggtaaaacgtttttttttatttcagcgtCTACCGTTGAGATCGAAGAGCGTGGAGTGAAACTGCGTCTCACAGTTGTTGATACGCCTGGATTCGGAGACGCCATCGACAACTCGGACAGCTTCAACTCCATTTTGAAGTATATCGATGACCAGTTTGAGCATTACTTGCGCGACGAAACTGGCTTGAATCGCAGAAACATTGTGGACAATCGCATCCACTGTTGTTTCTACTTCATATCACCCTTCGGACATGGCCTTAAGCCATTGGACattgaatttatgaaaaaattacatacaAAAGTTAATATTGTGCCTGTAATTGCGAAGGCTGATGTGCTTACGAAAAAGGAGATGCAACGATTGAAGGATCGCGTAATGCAGGAAATCGAAGCGAAcggtattaaaatttacaccTTGCCCGAATGCGACAGCGACGAAGACGAGGATTACAAGGAGCAAGTGCGTCAGTTGAAAGAAGCTGTGCCATTCGCAGTGTGTGGCTCAACATCAGTCCTCGAAGTTAAGGGTCGCAAATTACGTGGTCGTTTATATCCGTGGGGCGTCGTTGAAGTGGAGAATCCCGAACATTGtgatttcattaaattgcGCACCATGTTGATCACACACATGCAAGACTTGCAGGAAGTCACCCAAGAAGTTCATTACGAGAATTACCGGTCAGAACGCCTGGCTCGTGGTGGAAAGGCAACTGAAAAGGGCCCGATCGATGTAGCTGACGCCATCACAGACAAAGATcgtattttacaagaaaaagaaGCTGAATTACGTCGCATGCAGGCAATTTTGGAGCAAATGCAAGCTAAAATGCAGCTTAAGTAACTTTCTTTTtgtcagatttattttttttatctttattttaatcGATATAGAGCATAGATTTCTTTTCCAATATACTTATGCGTGTcattacttcttttttttattgtactgTTGCTTGTCGATCGATATCTTGAATAATGAAGCGAAAGTTGCaaaaagaacaaacaaaatcataaatttagtaTTCAAAGCAAAAGccaatatgaaatattttattaggtACATAACTAAAGTAGaatttaaggtaaaaatatatacactcaactattaaatatgtatctcatcattaaatatattttttaatccacaTAAATACTTATATACTTTTactcaaataaacaaaagaaagaaaaaatacaagTCAAATTAGTTTCATTCATTCTTCGCGCACAAAGTTGTGTCTAGAATATATTTTTGGTCATTAACGGGTCTTTTTTACAGATATTTAGAGAGTGTAATGGAATGCAAATGTTTGTAGTTAAAATGTCTTTAGTTGTATCTTTTGTTGAAATAACAAACCACTAATAATGCCTTTCCTGTTTTTGCAGTTGCAATGCGACAAAAACTGTATAGGCCGcaccaaataaaatttaaaattaagtccgTCGCTTCAAGCCAAAATCAGCAATTGGATCTAAGAAAAGTTAAACAGTTTatcgaaaaagaaattttcgttttcaagaaatataagaacaaacttttcaattaaaaataactctattctaataatatttttcataaaattattcaactttttgaatttttttaacagttttttttttaatttgaaaattatgttcaatcatttttaactggcaaatctgaataaaaatattgatcatcgatcaataattgttaaaatattttcattttatatgaaaaaaacccatcattttttttataaaagattttttacattaGTTTTGAGATTTATCTACTAGGAAATTTAATAGTAGGTATAGTAATAAGAGGTTTTAATActtattaaatgttttatttcgaTCTAAGTAGATTGACTGTTTGacgatataaaatttaaaaaaatgctttaacttaaattaataacagtaagaaaaaaaaaacaaaagtagaCATGAATATATagactttaataaaatcttgGCATTTAAAGgcttttttacaagaatttataGATTAATTTCTAACTTAATAActacaaaatatttgttttttttttcatacatacaAGGTGGTTGTTTACATGATGTTTCGCATTAAACttactaaaaaattccaatgacTATTGTTTTATTGCATTCAGATAGGTAAGTAAGTAACAAACATATAAAAACAAGGACAGTTGTGGAatgcaaaatattaatgaCGGCTTTCTTTAGTGGAAGCAAAGACTTTGCTTTAGTATCACATTGCGGCGTAGTCTAACTGTATGTAAACTTGTCGTACCCCAATTGCCTCAAAAATGAGTTTTGTGTGTGTAACGACGTATTTAGGGTCCACATTTTTCGACACCTCCAACTTGATTGCACCAACATACACGTTTGAACATAAGGTCCAAAAGTGCGGTTCTTGCACCGAATAGACACCTGCAAGACCCGTGATTTTCTGATAGCACTGTGGCAAGAGACGATCTAACGACACAGGTTGACGTTGCATCAAAATCATGACAGATTCCTTGATGAGCGACAACACACTTAATGCAATCAGCACTGCAATGAACATGGAGCAAATGGGATCGGCAATCATCCAGCCGAACGTTTGCATGAGAACTGCAGAAATGATGACTCCTACACTTCCTAATGTGTCAGCGAGAATGTGCAAGAATACTCCGCGCATAATTTGAGAGTCTTCGCTATTTTGCAACACCAATTCGGGATGCTCGTGTGAATGGTTGTGTGAATGATTGTGATTATTGCCGCCGTGAGAGTGTCCGTGACCGCCGCCGCCATGTGAATGACCATGACCGCCGCCACCGCCACCATGTGAATGCCCGTGGCCATGTTGAAACGCGTAAATTCCCACTAAATTAACTAATAATCCAAGGACAGACACTACAAACAGTCTTTCGTGTTTCACCTACAAATAATGCGTTAATTAAATGGTAAATTGATTGCGGTTTTCAGCACTTACTTCCGGAGGCTCAATCAATCGCTCGACTGACTCGGACATAATGAAGAAGGCAATAAACAAGAGAAACAAACTATTGACGAAGCCAGCAATGACCTCAGCTCGCACATAACCGTACGAAAATTTATCGTTTGCCTTCCACTTTGTGATGACGGAAGCAGCTAGACCCGCTAACAGACCTGTACAATCAAAGAACATATGGAAGGAATCGGAAATGAGacctataagaaaaaaaaattggatttgttGGAACAAGTCTTATTTGAGAAGTACTTTAAAGTTTCCTACCCAGACTGTTTGTCCATATCCCATAAAGTAATTCGACGAAAGCAAAACTAAGATTAAGCAATAGGAATAACAAGAGGTTCCGTGAATTTCTGTCGGAGAATATTAGTCGGAACCATCCGTATATTTTCTCCTTAATCCTGAAGCTAATGCCTATTTTATCTTTGTGTGTTAAGGGGATCATATTGTGGCTAGCGCGCTGCAATatcaaacgagaaaaaaaagtttgtaaacCATGAATTATCGGCTACGTGGATTTTGTAGAGAGATCatctcatacatttttttcgcagaaaatATATCTGCTTACCAATACGTACCTTTTGAGGGGGAAATTAATGAACTATTCTTCTTATCTATTGTGTTTTTCGCATAATTAAGACGTAAAACAACCTCCAAAActgcaaatcaaaaattcagaatttttctcGAGGCGATTATGACGAATCAACGGTGGCAAATCTCCACGCGTTGAATTGGTGTGAATTAGAAAtggtaattttcaaaactgtcAAAGTGACATTCGTTCTTTTGAATTTGCGATTTTCAAGATGGTGAGTGTGTTTtcgaattttccgagttttttgCGATAAACCGCGATGCGTCtgcattaaaaatgatttgaaaagCATCTTCAAATACGGGTGCATCTTGTAAACATGGAAATTCGGTATTATCTGCGCGATATTCGCGTCATTTGAGCAAAATGCTTTTCAATTCGATGTGCCACATGGCCCGTACCTACCTTCATCATGTGTATACCGTGTACTTtggatatttgttttaattcccaattgttctttttttgtagCCTCCAAAGAAGGACGCTAAAGGATCGGCTAAACAGCCACAAAAGACCCAAAAGAAAAAGGAGGGATCCGGTGGCGGCAAAGCCAAGAAAAAGAAGTGGTCAAAGGGAAAGGTTCGCGACAAGTTGAACAACCAAGTCTTGTTTGACGCTGCCACCTACGACAAACTATACAAGGAAGTTCCCCAATACAAGCTTATCACTCCATCCGTTGTCTCTGAAAGATTGAAGATTCGCGGTTCCTTGGCCAAGAAGGCTTTGGTTGAACTTCGTGACAAAGGTAaaccattgattttttttaatcattttccgCAAATGCTGATTCCTtctatttttccaatttaaggACTAATTAAGCAAGTTGTTCACCATCATGCCCAATTGATCTTCACCAGAGCTACAAAGGGAGATGATCCAGTTGCTTAAATTATGAAGCTATCCACTTTATAGGTTAAGCAAGGAAGACGTTAAGAATAAAACAGCAATTCTtatcataaatataatatttaatttttatttcactccACTCAACTTAgtaattcaaaagaaatgtttaaacaaaaaaaataacatggcATTCATTCGTGCTTCAAGGCTCCCACTTCCTGTAGTACGTCTTGTAGACCGTCGGGAACACGACCAGCATCTAAATCTGCAATCCAGCTCGTGTATTTTTCGAGTTCGCGTCTCAACTCGATCACTGCCTTTTCTCTGTCTGCCACCAATTCCTCCAAATATTGGTAACGCAACTTTTTTCGAGCACGACATTCCCGAGCACTCTGTCTGCTACGTTCCAATTTAGCTTTAACGTCCACCTTCTCTGCAGAAGCTTTGCGACCGGGCTTTCGACCTCGTTTTTCTTTGCGTTcctgaaaaaagaaaacaaaatatttaatttcgacGTCACAATGATAAACAATGCATTCCATCATGCAAATTCACTAATAATCAGGATATTTACTACTGTTGGTGGCGAGTTGTCGTCATCTCCTACTAACATCTGTTCATATTCCATTTTACTTTGGTTTATCTGTACTTTTTGGGAGATTTCCTGagttttttacgatttttcgcttaaaatttgatttgtttaaaatgatGCTTTGTTTATTGCGTTGTTATTGGGCGTCATCCATTCATGGCGTCACATGTTTATAATGGGAGAATTTCGTTAAGATAAATTTACGAAGGCTCTGGATTTTTAGATctgtttttttagaaaacttcTGTTTATTTAATGCGTAAATTAGGAAAAAGTCACTGAGgtccatttaaatatttttcctccgATACCAAATGGATGACGCCTTTTCATGACGTCATCAACTACGGTTTTCCCTAGAATATACAGTAATgtaattctttgaaaataatcTGATTGAATTAGCATAAAAGCAATTTAGTTATCAATAACATTCGTCTCAATACCATCTTCGCTCCACTCTGTAAACGGAGTTTTTTTTCGAGCAAATACAATCAATCGGTCGTCTTTTGGCAAAAGTTGACGTGTTAGTTTCGAGTCTGTGAACAATTTCggtaattcttaattaaaatggtCGAGAAAAGCGCTACTACTAGCTCTGGTTTTACCAAGGAGGAAGAGCTCTTGCTGCAGGACTTTAGCCGAAACGTCAGCACAAAATCTTCAGCCCTGTTTTATGGAAATGCATTTGTAGTTTCATGCTCTCCCATATGTAAGTGCCACGTATTTATTTAAGACTTATTTTTACATTcttgaaactttaaaatgttttttatgctACTCCTTCTATCACTAACGGTGCTAATGACTCATTTTCAGGGCTCTTTTGGCGCATCCACCAAATGGATTTGTTGCCATCATTAGTGTTTTTCGTTATCATCACCGGAATCAGCACGTATTTCATGGCACTTgcatataaaaatacaaaattcacGTTGAAACACAAGGTGGCAAACAAGAGAGAAGAAGCTGTTACTCGGGAAGTATCTGCTTTGTTGGCCGATAAGAAAATGAGTCGCAAGGAGAAGGATGAAAGGTAAAATCTCAAGTCTcaaattagattatttttagtttgaccgaacattttttaaggattttgtgGAAGAAGAACGAGGTGGCTGACTACGAAGCAACGACCTTCTCCATTTTCTACAACAATGCACTCTTCTTGGCCATCGTTATTTTTGCCAGTTTCTATTTGCTGCGTTCATTTAGTCCCGTTTTCAACTACATTTTTTCCATCACAGTTGCTAGTGGATTGTTGGCTTTACTTTCGACCGGAAAGTCAAACTAAATGAAAATGCTCATAGAATGTCAACCTACCTTGTGTGGACTGTTTTAAGCATGCAAgcagaaaacaaataaattaacaaaataaaataatgattcaatttttcacgaaagacattttaatatcattttctaaatcttactaaaattttttatgaaactttgatgcattttttaaattttcttgcgtAACCACATAGCCAAACTCGATTcttaaaaacaatattaaagtgaaaatataacgataaacaaaacaagacAAATTAGATACAAATCGAAGTTGAATGAAAGTACAAAGAAGGTcagaatttcctttttttaaaattaggctTCTGAAGTTGAAAGTACGAATACtactttttttacaatttttccaaCAATTACTATTTGCAATTCGTTTCGAAAATTACTTAGGGCGCTCAAATCAAGGGTAGGGTATTGGTTGGCTTCCACCGCGGTCTCAAAAGCGTCCTATTGTGAATTCAATCAGAAGCCCGTtgtcccatttcaaaagtcaaaaatccaatatggaaaataaaaaaaaagttaaaaatttcatcaaaaatgagtttttttttgtgtattttcataattttttttctcaaaaaagatttttcataaaattactgaattttcaaaattttttgacagttacttttttatgagtttttttttctttaatttttatatgaaatatcTTTAAATATATTGTAAAAATGCAAATCTCAAAGTagatagtgaaaaaaatattatttaacgctcAGATGTTGTTAAATTTGTGTCAtgttgtatgaaaatagtatttcaaaacttttttttgccctcccattttatttttaaaaaggactttatttttgattttcatttggagcggctttacaacaaaaatttcagcaGAAAAATGTAACTTTCATCTTCGAAGATATTCCTTTTCATTACAGTACATATATCAACATCTACTTACAAATCGTTCTTGTAGAAAAATCGCGTGAAGAATCGCGAAAGTGAACAGAATATAAACATTCAAATgctcgtttcattttttttatctaattatgGCAAGCGTTTACACATAATATCGTACGTCCTTCCTTTCGTGTATGCCTTTACTCTTGTAACTTGTCAATTACACTTAAGATACAACCCATCATGTCTACACCTACAACACGTTATTTGTAAGTTTAAAAAGGGTAGAAAAACGTCTTCTCAAGCATCTtcacaaaacacacaaaacagGAAACGAATGTGTAACTAAATTGGAAACTATAGCTATGaaatattaagataaaaattttctttgatccCGCTGAGACTAGAGATTTCTATCTGAGTAAACTTATGCATGGACTTGGAACGAAAGTCGACTGGTCAGAGACGTAGAAGGCGTTTACACTATGCCAGATTCGCAAAGTTGGCTCATGCAATAAAGAGATATAGGGCCCGAATGGTTTTGCGCAATCGAACATCAGTCTATATATTAACGTTGAACATCAATGTCTCACTGTACTCATTTCttacagtaaaaaaatttcccgtgttttttgtcttataaatttttaatgttaaaaatgaatgCTTTGCGTATTGAAAAAGGCATGTgtgtattttcttttcatcttGAATATATgtatgcttttttttcttaacaaaaaaagtacaaacgaTGAAACTTCGAACGACAATGTTtctcttataaaatttcagtaattatatgaaatacataaatttaataaataacacaCACCATGTCCTAGTAAGTGTATGGGTATAACTAACCGATTCAGTTCATCAAAcgacatacatttttttagggATCTTTTGATCAAAGAACATGttttctttgatttatttttttaaattgagctTTGACGGAAAACACAACATGTGTTCGTCATTAGAcagaaggaaaatttaaagcatATCATGGCACactttcaagagaaaaatcaattgtTAGGGCATACAATAAATACACAATTGAACAATCAGTAGAAATAAAGATAGATACGTTCATATTGGTGTCAAATAAAtcatagtaaaatttttatacctatTTAATGTCAGTTATTCGAAAACCGACGAGTCTGCAGTAAATCTCATCATCGAACAATTTATAGGAGCAGTTGTGATTTTCTTGGGAAGAGATACgcaattcataaatatttgatgcaAAATCAATTTCAGGCTTCATAAAACCACAATATACTCTTATACGGACATAATATGAATATGAATTGAAGGAATTTTCCAGAAATTTATATGCACCTACAATgatatttcaataataaatacgcATTCGAATGCAGATAATACGAAGAAGATATGCGATGTTAAATGTAGCTATATAAATATCGTCGAGTAGTTGTTTCAAATCTTTCTTCATCAAATGTTACAAGCACCGTAATCAACTATTTACTAatgggataaaaattgaagtattGAATTCAACTCGtctatatatttaattatatttcgaGGATAGTATTTGAACCTAATCTTAAGTATTTATACTTCCTTGTATGTAATTATAATTTAGCACTTGAACTTgctattcgttttttttttactttagttGTGACAAAAACAACACCAAAAGTGGTGTACAAAGGCTCATAGGTACAAATTGATTCAATGTTATTTCAGACaacatttattgttaaaatagaATTGAACTCATAAATATGCACATTCACTTTAATTTATAAGATAAGTTAAATCAACTTCATTAATATTGAAGCCATCGAACATTGGCAACAAAATAGAAAGAAGACTTCCCGAAAATAGATTAGGTCAAATGTTTTCCCATAACTTTTGCACTTAATACGAATTTATGTGTACAATATAACGCGCTACGTTTATTGCAttgcaaaacacaaaattcatCCCATATACACATCGTAGTCACACATAGCCAGACCTTCTCATGTGCTTGCCACGCACAAACACATTCGTACAATGAACAACATGAAAGAATATTTCATTAGAAACCAAATTTTCCACAACGTGGTTTTAACACAATTGGTATTATTTGCTTCATTTTCCACAATTGCCATTCATGTTTCACTTATATAAACAACGGTGGACTACATTTGTTTGCCGGCTGCATCATTAAATcgctttattttgtttttcatttaaaattgcaaaattttttactcagttttattttgttatagtgagaaaatatcatcaaaagtGTCTCAGTTTGAGTCAAGGGGattaaaacgaaaattctCTCACACCAACGTTATTCAATAAACATACCttacttttgtttaattattcaaatatatacatattgtttgtttttaactgaaaatggCAAACATTTGTATATACAAAAATCTTTTCGCATAGGTACAAAGATACATActgtatttatatttacatttaattactGATATCTTTCAATTGCTATTTtataagtaaataataaactaTAAAGACGTACGTATGCTATACAAAACCCGATGCTAATTTTCAGTATTTGTTCATGAATACATAGGAAAGATGAAAGGATAAAACGAATTGTTGTATTGTTTATCATAATATCCTCTTCAAGATATATATTAAGACTGAAAGATGGTTTTACGTTTAGTTTATAGCCAATTGACATATCGAGACATATACAAACTTCAACAATATCCAATTACCCTGGCAGACAATGGGTTAATTGTTCtcaattaatttgtatttagcCTTACCTGATTACGAAAATGTGCATAGGTTTCTCAAAAGAAACtgcaaaagaaattatttaacaaatataAATCTTGTTTGAACATAGAACCTAAGAAAATGTGCTTTAATTACCACAAATTGCTTAGAAAACTTTTGAACAAGTACTCGTACAGCATCATCATTTTACGCATATCAcatgttatatatttataattttactgTTTGAGTGAATTATGTATTTTAAGCACATTTCCACGTTTCAGAACGAAGGCGAAAAGATGGAGACGAGCTATTTACAATataaatcgataaaatgtCAAGTGAAaacatttcgaaaaatattatgacGGA
The sequence above is drawn from the Culicoides brevitarsis isolate CSIRO-B50_1 chromosome 1, AGI_CSIRO_Cbre_v1, whole genome shotgun sequence genome and encodes:
- the LOC134833504 gene encoding REPTOR-binding partner, with the translated sequence MEYEQMLVGDDDNSPPTVERKEKRGRKPGRKASAEKVDVKAKLERSRQSARECRARKKLRYQYLEELVADREKAVIELRRELEKYTSWIADLDAGRVPDGLQDVLQEVGALKHE
- the LOC134833493 gene encoding small ribosomal subunit protein eS25; the encoded protein is MPPKKDAKGSAKQPQKTQKKKEGSGGGKAKKKKWSKGKVRDKLNNQVLFDAATYDKLYKEVPQYKLITPSVVSERLKIRGSLAKKALVELRDKGLIKQVVHHHAQLIFTRATKGDDPVA
- the LOC134837557 gene encoding translocon-associated protein subunit gamma, with protein sequence MVEKSATTSSGFTKEEELLLQDFSRNVSTKSSALFYGNAFVVSCSPIWLFWRIHQMDLLPSLVFFVIITGISTYFMALAYKNTKFTLKHKVANKREEAVTREVSALLADKKMSRKEKDERILWKKNEVADYEATTFSIFYNNALFLAIVIFASFYLLRSFSPVFNYIFSITVASGLLALLSTGKSN
- the LOC134838441 gene encoding septin-1 — translated: MESGGGYVGFANLPNQVHRKSVKRGFEFTLMIVGESGLGKSTLVNSLFLTDLYPDRPILDATEKQKQTVKLEASTVEIEERGVKLRLTVVDTPGFGDAIDNSDSFNSILKYIDDQFEHYLRDETGLNRRNIVDNRIHCCFYFISPFGHGLKPLDIEFMKKLHTKVNIVPVIAKADVLTKKEMQRLKDRVMQEIEANGIKIYTLPECDSDEDEDYKEQVRQLKEAVPFAVCGSTSVLEVKGRKLRGRLYPWGVVEVENPEHCDFIKLRTMLITHMQDLQEVTQEVHYENYRSERLARGGKATEKGPIDVADAITDKDRILQEKEAELRRMQAILEQMQAKMQLK
- the LOC134837970 gene encoding zinc transporter 7, producing MIPLTHKDKIGISFRIKEKIYGWFRLIFSDRNSRNLLLFLLLNLSFAFVELLYGIWTNSLGLISDSFHMFFDCTGLLAGLAASVITKWKANDKFSYGYVRAEVIAGFVNSLFLLFIAFFIMSESVERLIEPPEVKHERLFVVSVLGLLVNLVGIYAFQHGHGHSHGGGGGGHGHSHGGGGHGHSHGGNNHNHSHNHSHEHPELVLQNSEDSQIMRGVFLHILADTLGSVGVIISAVLMQTFGWMIADPICSMFIAVLIALSVLSLIKESVMILMQRQPVSLDRLLPQCYQKITGLAGVYSVQEPHFWTLCSNVYVGAIKLEVSKNVDPKYVVTHTKLIFEAIGVRQVYIQLDYAAM